A region of the Struthio camelus isolate bStrCam1 chromosome 4, bStrCam1.hap1, whole genome shotgun sequence genome:
CCGGCGGCTGGCCCCCTCTCCGCTGCGCTTCGGGTCAGCGgcaccgtggggctgggccggctgcgtgccccccccccccggcgcccgtgCCTGCCTGGCTCCCGCGGCTCCGGGGCCGCGAGACGCCCCAGGGGCTcctcgcggcggcggccggcccggcggggacgcCCGCGTGGAGCCCCGGCCGGCTCAGTGCTCCGGGCCGGCGGCGAGGCCCGTCAGCCGCTCCGACTCCTCCCAGAGCTTGCGGGCCAGGCCGGCGTCGCGGGCGGCCGCTGAGGGCAGCGCCAGCCTGCAGTCGCTGCCGATGTACTTGCCCGTGACGCCGGCGGCCTCCTCCGAGACGGCGCAGTAAATGGTGCTGGCGGCTCCCTCCTCGGCGGACTGCGGGGCGAAGCGCGGCTGAGgacgggcggccgcggccccggcgctcgAGCCCGGGCAGGCGCCGGCGGAGCCCGCTCACCTTCATGAAGGGGCCGGCGAGGGTGAAGAGCGCGCGGACCAGCCAGTTGAAGTGGCGCATGATGCCCGTCTTCACCACGCCGGGGTTCGGGCTGTTGGCGGTCACCCCTGCGGCGCAGCACCGTCAGCGCCCGCCTCCGCCGGCAGCCGGGCAGCTCCGGGGACTgcggcgcgggccggccggcggaggggctgccccgcggcagcagcagcagcccggctcctctctcctttctgcaTCCTGTGGCTTCGCCCTCGCAGCAGGGACGGCCGCCCCTGCCCGGGGGAGCAGCCCCGAACCCTGGCCTGGAGCGGGGGcaccgcggctgccccggcgggaCGAGCTGGCGCAGACCTGCCGGTCCCCAGCCCGGgctcgcccgccccggccctgcgcccGCCAGCGCCGGTCCCGGTGGGACACCAGGGAGTTTCTCGCGGGGTGTCCCGGCTGGCACCCGGCAGGGCTGAGCCCCCTCGGCTCCCCGCGGGCAGCTGCCGAGTCGCTGCACGGCGCGGTGGGGTGAGCCAGCGGCCCTGCGGGTGCAGCCCTCCCTGGGCGCCCGATGGCtgggcatggcatggcacggcacggtgcagcatgggCATGGCACAGCAGGGCATAACACAGCACGGTGCAGCaaagcatggcacggcacggcagggCATAACACAGCACGGTGCAGCaaagcatggcatggcacggtgcagcatggcacggcacagcagggCATAACACAGCACGGTGCAGCaaagcatggcacggcacagcacggtgcagcatggcatggcacagcaggGCATAACACAGCACGGTGCAGCaaagcatggcacggcacggcacggcatggcacagcccaGGACAGCATGGCACGGCAGTGAATGGCATGGCGTGCCATGGCAGGgaatggcacagcatggcacagcccgTTATGGCATGGCATGGGGCAGGACAGCGCGGCGCGGCACCCACCTGTGCCCTGCAGGCGCCGCGCCAGCTCGGCGGTGAAGAGGATGTTCATGAGCTTGGTGCTGTTGTAGACGTGGTCGAAGCTCTTGGGGCGCTCCTGCCCCGTGAGGTGCCGCAGGTCGACGGTGCCGGCGCTGTGCCGGAAGGACGAGACGTTGACGACGCGGGCGGGCGCCGAGGCCTTCAGCAGGTCTGCGCGGAGCAGCGGGtgagcggggcgccggcggcaaCAGGCGCGGgacccggccccccggcagccccctcaCCCAGCAGCAGGTTGGTGAGCAGGAACGGCCCCAGGTAGTTGGTGGCGAAGGTCTGCTCCAGCCCCTCCGGCGTGACGGCAAAGGGCAGCCCTGGCGGAGGAGGCGCGTGGGGCCGGCGGTGCCGCCGTGGGCCGCCGGCCCCACGGCCGAGCGCGcggacccccggcccggcccggcacctACCGGTGAGGCCGGCGTTGTTCACCAGCACGTCCAGCCGCCTCTCCTCGCGCAGGATCTGGCGGGCGAAGGCGCGCACGGAGGCCAGCGAGCTGGTGtccagcagccgcagcagcaccGCCGGGTTCCCCGTGGCCGCCCGGATCTCCTCGGCCgccgcctggcccctctcccggCTCCGGCACGCCAGGATGGTGCGGGCGTTCCTGCGGGCCAGGTCCAGCGCCACGCACTTGCCGATGCCTGCGGCACAGGGAGCGTGGcaccggccggccccgcggccagcggggagcccgggagcggggccgggccgccaaGGGGCACCCGTCCGCCCGGGGCCGCCTTGGCCCCGGcatcgcggcggccgggccgacctcggccgctgCAAAACAAATCCTAGAAAGCCCCCAACTGGCCGCCCAGCTGCTGTTGGCGTGTCCGGGAGCCGGGCGGTGGCGTGCCGAGGCGGGACGCTGGGCCGGGCCGTTGCTGCCGGCGCGAGGCAGCTGCCCCGCTGCAAGGGGGCACGGCCGAAACGCACGGCCCGGCGGCACCGACCCGGCGCCCAGGGCACCCGCAGACCCTGCCCACCCAGAAACGCCGGGCAGGCCGGGCCCCCCCGCAGGGACGCGGTCCTCGGCGGCGGTTCGGCACGCGCCGTGTTTCTGGGCAGGCCGGGAGCCGGGGGCctggccgggggcggccgcggggagggggcgggcggcggacCCCGCGCCGGGCAGAAGAGCCGGGGACGtgcggccccggcgcgccgcgggAGCAGCCAGGGCGGCGCGGCTCTGGGCACGGAGGGCCGCGGAGCCGGCCCCGTCCCGCTGGCCCCGCTGCACTGGCCCCGTGCTCTGCAcagcggcgcccgcgcgcggccCTGGCTTGGGGCAAAGCGGGTCCGggggcagcttgcagcccagaaACGCACTGGGACGCGGCCAGCCCGCGGCGGCCTTGGCTGTCAGTCATTAACCTGGCCGGGGACAGAGTCcggctgcagggagctgccgcctcCCGCAGCTCCGGCTGTGAAACGAGGGCGGCTGAGCCCTGCGTCCAGGTGGGACAACGAAGCTCTgcagccctgtgctcctgcaccTCTGCGCCCCGCAGGCCTGCAGCCGTGTCCTGCAGCGCTGCACCTGTGTCCTGCATCTCCGcagccctgcacccctgcaccctgcacccctgtgcCTTGCACCCCTGCACCCATGTCCTGCACCCCGCAGCCCTGCaccccgcagccctgctcccgtgtcctgcatccctgcaccccccagccctgcacccgtccagcatccctgcaccctgcagcctTGCGCCCTGCACCCCTACACCCCTGCCCTGCATCCCTGTGCCCCGCCGCCCTCTacccctgcagccctgccccgTGTCCTGCGTCCCCGCAGCCCTCCATGCctgcacccccatccccaccgccccccaccccTGCAGCCCGCCAGGCCCCTCGCCGCACCGGCCCCGCTCACCGCTGTTGGCTCCGGTGACGATCACCGTCTTGCCGGTCAGGTCGGTGGGACACCTGCGAGGGAGCCAGGCGCCGCTGCGCCTCGTGgcccggagcagcagcagcagcagcagcagcgtgagCACGAACCAGCACGGGTGGCTGCAGGCGCTCAGCAGCTCCATGGTGGGCGACGGGAGCCGGCCGTGTACCGAGGTCCGGCTGGGCGGCGGGACCCGGATGGGGCACCAAGGTCCGGCTGAGGACACAGGTCAGCTGGGAAACGGGGACCTTGACCCCGGCGCCCAGCACGGCGCGGTCCCCTCCTGCTCCCGAGGTGTCGGCCCCTCCGGGTGGGAGCGGAGCCCCAGGCGCGATGGGGAGCAGCGGAGCGTTTCGCTGGGTTCCTGTCTAGGGAGGGGCGAAGCGggcaggaggccaggctgggtgCGCAGCGGGTGCAGCGCGCCGTGGCGGGGCCGCTCGCCCACGCGGGCCAGGGCGCCCCGCCACGCTgcccagccccggcagggccaccgCTGCCGCAGGGGCGATTCCCGCCCCGAGGGTCCCTGTCCTGCCCCGCGGGGAGGGCTCCCAGCTGCAGCGGGGCCCCGGGCCGCCCTCGCAGGCAGCAGACCCGGGAAGCAGGCGCGGAGCATCCCTGATGGGCGCGCGCCCAGCCAGCTCCTCCTGGCACTTTCCACATCTTCCGCGGACGTTTCCCCCAGGAACGGGTTCAACTGGAAGGAGCTGTGGGTCGGGAGGCGGTACTTCTCCGCCAAACTGGTTCCTTGTGGCAAAACTGGGGTGCTTGTGCAACCGGGTTCGAGCTGGCAAGCAGCCCACAGGCAGCTCGGCTCTGCCGCCGAGCCAGCCCGCGCGGGGCGGCACCAGCCGGGGACGCAGGGATGCGGGGgacgccgcggcccggcgggcaggcggcagcaAAGCCCGGGAGGGCTCGCGCGGTGAAGCTGAGCCGACACTTCACTCCGTTCGCTACCTCTCTCGTCTCGCTTGGTAGCAAATCACCTGGTCAGCTGCCGGGTGAATAGCTGCGTTTCGTCGCAAACTGAACAAACAGCCCATGGGTAGGACGCACGCTCATCGCCCTGCGCTGCTGCCCCGGGGGAGCAAACCGGGGGGCAACGCCAAAGCACGAGCTGCCCCCGCTACGCCGAGATTTGCTCACCTTTTGCTGGTGGTCGGTTCTTTTCCATATCTTCTGAAGCAGCTGCCGGGAGGATTGAGGGGCGCCGCCGGCGAAGGCAGAGCCCCCCAGCTCGCAGAGGGTCAGGCCACGTCGTCGGGGTCCCAGAGGAGGGCCCCCGTCCCACGCGGGGCCCTGAGGTGCAATGACAACCCACCAGGGGAAGGACGGCGCGAGCACCCCGGGCCCAGCCTTGGGAGAGCCAGCTGCCCCGGCGGGACCTGCCTGCCGCCGAGAGCGCCGCTCGGGACGCGGACGGCGCTTCGCCTCCCCGCTAGTCCAGCCAGGCTGCAGAGCGGAGGTGAGGGCGCTGCCTGGCCTGAGCGAGAGGGAAAGGAGCACGTTTCCCTCGCAGCACGGGCAGGGCTCAagggctctgcccagcccagGAGTTAGGCCCTAGCGATAACAGTCCTTTGGCGTCCGTATCAGGACTCTTAATCAGACACAAAGTGTGGAAAAATAGTTTGCAATTAAGCAGACTCCTGGTTGCATGTGGGGAACTGGAAAGGCCAATTGCACACCAGCCTGATGAATCGCTCCCAGGCCGGCGTTCCTGAGCAGGCTCTTTGCCGACTTAGCACGATGACTAAGAGCTGCCTTGCCCTTGCTGTGCAACCTGGAGAATCACACTGCCTCAGCCTCGTTAGCCCCGGTGCATAATTGCCTTCCTGAGCACGGAGGCTCGCGCCCCAGCCAGGGCGCTCTGACTCATCACTCGTTCGACTAAACCGGCAGGGACTTGGCAAGTCAGGTAAAAACTTGCAGCCCCAAAGTCATTGTTCGTCCGATCCCCGGCTGAACATGTCGAGCAGGGGAACCCGCGCGGCTGCGCGGCGGCACGCACCGGCGGCGAGCGCgggagccggggcgccggggctgcgggtgGCCCTCGCCGGCGCCAGGCGGGCCACGGCCACCCCGGCCACGTGGGAAGGGAAAAGgcgcagctctgcagggaagggctGCGAAGGACTGCCTAACTCTGCAGCTGTGACCGAGGCCTGCCGTGAGAAACCAGCGTCCAAGGGGCAGAGCGAGCGGCGATGCCGAGGAGCGACGGGTCGGGAGCGTGTTCAGCACCCGAGAGAGAGGAAGCGGGAAGGAGTGGCTAAAACAGGGCGCAGCGCGCTCGTGCTCGAGGCTCACAAAAGACCGCAGAAACCAGCGGGCAGAGGAGCCTGCAGAGGACAGGATATTTTCTCTCAGAGCAGATATCTAGCCCAGGGCATGAAGCTGCCAAGGAGAGCACGGCGGTGGCCACGGTTAGGCAGGGCACCAGCCGCCGGCCTGGGCAGCGGCAGGCGTTCTCGTGCAACGCGGTGGCTTCTGCCCGGGGAGGAGCCGCCCGGCCAGCGGGGCGACACGGGGCGACACGGGGCGTCAAGGCGCAGGGGGGCCAGGCGAGAGGCAGGAGCCGAACGCCGTCCCTGGCCTTGCCCCGCCGGCTTCGGTTCAGCGCCAGGACCGCTGCAGCACAGCGCTGAGCCGGCTGCCATTAGCGGGGCCGGGCTTGGGAAATGCCCTTCGCAAGGCGGGAAGGAAATGGTTTGGCGGGGGGAGCTGACTGCATTAAGAGCAagctggggggcaggaggctgTGTGTCTCCCACCACGGGCTTGGGCGAGCGGGTTGGCCTGCGGGGGACAAGAGAAGGCCAGGCCCCAGGAGACGCAAGGAAAGCAGCCCAGGGCCTCGCTGGTGTCGttcagagaagagggaagagcagACCGACGCAGGAGGGTCAGCTTCAAGGAAGTCTTAGCCCCGGTCCCCGGTTACACGCAGCACCGAAGCAGCACGTGGGACACGCTGAGACGTGAGGCCCAGCTGCACAGCTTGGCTGGGGGACAGGGAAGTTGCTGGTCCAGCCCCGAGCTGAGGGCTCGCCCCGCACGCCGCTCACTGATCCCGTGGCCTCGTGGACATGTGGGACATGTGCTGGATCTGGGGACCGTGATTGCCCGTGACCTGCTTCACAGCAAGGGCCGGTAACGGCACAACGGGGCAGATGGGTCTCAGGTCCCTCTCGGCCTCCTCCGTCTCCTCCTCCCCATCAGCGGGAAGGCAGGGCCCTCGCTTCACGCTGCCACCGTCCCTGACGGTCACACCTGGGGCTGGCTTAATGGAGTCCAGCAAGGCACCCGGCTTCCAGGgcacagggctgctgggctccagGATCTTCTTCAGAGGCGGCAAGGGATGTTCTCCTCTTGCGGCTCCCACCTCTGGGAGGAGCTTTGAGCTGCTGAGCTCTGATCCCTGGCTGCCAAATTTCTGACGCTCCTGACTGCGCCTGGAGACAGCCTGGGCACCTTCATGCTGCTTGGCTTCCACGTCTGGGTCCAGCACCTCCACCTGGGGCCTGATCCAGTGCTTGGGCAGGCGGGCTGGGTCCAGCCTGGAGATTCCCAGGACGGCCCCAAACTTATCACATTTTCCCTTCTTGCTGCATGAGGGCCTCCCAGTCTGGATCTTTATCAGGTTGTTGGAGGACGGAGGCAGAAGCCATTCAGGACTGTCAGCCTTCCCCATGGAGCTTTCCTCCACGTCCACGtgggagagctgctgctgaagcagttcctcctctgtcccctgcagGGGCTCGTCCACGCTCTCGAGGCTGGGCAAGCGCTGCGGCCCCTCATGGGACTGATAAGAAGGCCCTGCCCAGGCTTGGCAGAGAGAGCACGGCTGAGGAAGCAGGACGTGACAGTCGGGAGGAGATTGTCTCTTCAAAAGTTGGGGAATGGGGGCCTTCTCATACCGCAGCAGATTCAAGGAGGAAAGCGATGGCACTCTgtggggttgcaaggagagctcAGCCTCTTCGGACAGGAGATCGGCAGAGCCTGAGACCTGCTTGGAGCACAGGGTCCTTATGGCAGAGGGGGGACCCTGGCCTTGCGCAGCCAGAGAGGGACTGCTGCTTTTGGCGCTGACTGCAGCCCCCCAGCTGCAGCGCCTGCACACTTGTACCTGCCCCGGGAACGGGTGAagtgggagagggggagagactGAGTGTCGGAGGTCAGTTATGTTAAAGTCCTCAATCCGAGGTGACTTGGTTTCAAAGGTCCCGTCTCCGCTCCCTCCCAGAGGGTGCAGCCTGCTGCCAACAGGCTCTCCTTGGTGCACGAGCGCTGTTGCGGGCGCTGCTGTTCGCCTGCGTGTGCTGACGCTTTGAGCACTTGAACAGCCGCTGCAGCGCTGCTGGGGAGGAGGACGCACAGGGAACAGTGACCTGGCAAGCAGAGCCGCAGCACAGAAGGGGCCAAACCTCCTTCGCTCCTATTCCTCACCCACCTGTGATCCTCCCTTTCCCACATTAGCAAGGATCCACTGGCTCTCCAGGAGGGCTTATTTGCTGAAGGCTCTGGCCTTAACCAGGGGCCTTGTAAAAACATCTGGAGGACTCGCACCACCAGGGCCAGGGAAGAAGCATCCTTTACCCTCACTCACACCCGCCTTGCTGACGGCTGTTCCACGACAGCAAAGCCAACTGGGCTCAGCCCTCCTCAGTGGggactcactcactcacacagaCCCCACacccaggggaaggggaaagctcAGATGCCTGGGGATTATAGGAGAAGGATTGGGGCATTTCATACTTCCGTCTCTTCTGAGCTTGGCAACAGATGCTCCTGCACGACAGGAACGGAGCCCTGTGCCCAGGAGTCTGTGATGAGGGGCTCAGGCTCTTCATCTTCTTGCCAGGTGGCATCTTTCTCCACGTTCGGCTCTCC
Encoded here:
- the LOC138067272 gene encoding retinol dehydrogenase 12-like, whose amino-acid sequence is MEKNRPPAKAGPWCPIRVPPPSRTSVHGRLPSPTMELLSACSHPCWFVLTLLLLLLLLRATRRSGAWLPRRCPTDLTGKTVIVTGANSGIGKCVALDLARRNARTILACRSRERGQAAAEEIRAATGNPAVLLRLLDTSSLASVRAFARQILREERRLDVLVNNAGLTGLPFAVTPEGLEQTFATNYLGPFLLTNLLLDLLKASAPARVVNVSSFRHSAGTVDLRHLTGQERPKSFDHVYNSTKLMNILFTAELARRLQGTGVTANSPNPGVVKTGIMRHFNWLVRALFTLAGPFMKSAEEGAASTIYCAVSEEAAGVTGKYIGSDCRLALPSAAARDAGLARKLWEESERLTGLAAGPEH
- the C4H2orf81 gene encoding uncharacterized protein C2orf81 homolog, which encodes MQKMSSRERTAGSRSRAEKSRPLTVAAPQVEIVPGRLTETEWLSLVAAEEGEDEAGDIFAGFWDHVMDECYKVYLARQCVPFTINQAKDAILQITEWRFLLRDEGEPNVEKDATWQEDEEPEPLITDSWAQGSVPVVQEHLLPSSEETEERRRFGPFCAAALLARSLFPVRPPPQQRCSGCSSAQSVSTRRRTAAPATALVHQGEPVGSRLHPLGGSGDGTFETKSPRIEDFNITDLRHSVSPPLPLHPFPGQVQVCRRCSWGAAVSAKSSSPSLAAQGQGPPSAIRTLCSKQVSGSADLLSEEAELSLQPHRVPSLSSLNLLRYEKAPIPQLLKRQSPPDCHVLLPQPCSLCQAWAGPSYQSHEGPQRLPSLESVDEPLQGTEEELLQQQLSHVDVEESSMGKADSPEWLLPPSSNNLIKIQTGRPSCSKKGKCDKFGAVLGISRLDPARLPKHWIRPQVEVLDPDVEAKQHEGAQAVSRRSQERQKFGSQGSELSSSKLLPEVGAARGEHPLPPLKKILEPSSPVPWKPGALLDSIKPAPGVTVRDGGSVKRGPCLPADGEEETEEAERDLRPICPVVPLPALAVKQVTGNHGPQIQHMSHMSTRPRDQ